In Salisediminibacterium beveridgei, one DNA window encodes the following:
- the asnS gene encoding asparagine--tRNA ligase, whose product MKTTISEAGKYVEQTVTMGSWLANKRSSGKIVFLQLRDGTGFIQGVVVKAEVGEEIFARAKELTQESSLFVTGTVREDERAPSGYELTVTDIDVIQLAEDYPITPKEHGTEFLMDHRHLWLRSKKQHAIMKIRNEIIRATYEFFNEQGFTKVDPPILTGSSAEGTTNLFHTKYFDEDAYLSQSGQLYMEAAAMAFGKVFSFGPTFRAEKSKTRRHLIEFWMIEPEMAFMDHEESLVVQENYVSFVIQAVLKNCPLELKVLDRDTEKLEKMSAPFPRITYDEAIEFLQNEGHEIEWGEDFGAPHETAIAESYNQPVFIINYPKDIKAFYMKPHPDREDIVLCADLIAPEGYGEIIGGSQRIDDQELMKQRYDEHNLSLESYQWYLDLRKYGSVPHSGFGLGLERTVAWISGTEHVRETIPFPRLLNRLYP is encoded by the coding sequence GTGAAGACAACAATTTCAGAAGCAGGTAAATATGTGGAACAAACCGTAACAATGGGTTCTTGGCTTGCAAATAAACGATCGAGTGGTAAGATTGTTTTTCTGCAACTTCGTGATGGGACTGGATTTATTCAGGGTGTCGTTGTGAAAGCAGAAGTAGGCGAAGAGATCTTTGCAAGAGCAAAAGAATTAACCCAGGAAAGCTCATTATTTGTCACAGGAACTGTCAGAGAAGATGAACGGGCTCCATCAGGTTATGAACTGACTGTAACGGATATTGACGTTATTCAATTAGCGGAAGATTATCCGATCACACCTAAGGAACATGGTACAGAATTTTTGATGGATCATCGCCATCTTTGGCTACGATCAAAAAAACAGCATGCGATCATGAAAATTCGTAATGAAATCATTCGTGCTACGTATGAATTTTTTAACGAACAAGGTTTTACGAAAGTGGATCCACCAATCTTGACTGGCAGCTCTGCTGAAGGGACTACGAATCTTTTTCATACGAAGTATTTCGATGAGGACGCTTACCTCTCCCAGAGCGGTCAATTGTATATGGAAGCTGCTGCAATGGCATTTGGTAAAGTATTTTCTTTCGGTCCTACGTTTCGAGCAGAGAAGTCTAAAACAAGGCGGCATTTGATTGAATTCTGGATGATAGAGCCGGAAATGGCTTTTATGGACCATGAAGAGAGCCTGGTCGTCCAGGAAAACTATGTGAGCTTTGTGATACAGGCTGTCCTGAAAAACTGTCCTCTTGAATTAAAGGTATTAGACAGGGATACAGAAAAACTTGAAAAAATGTCTGCACCATTTCCACGTATCACATATGATGAAGCGATTGAATTCCTTCAAAATGAAGGCCATGAGATTGAATGGGGTGAAGATTTCGGTGCTCCACACGAAACAGCGATTGCTGAATCTTATAATCAGCCGGTCTTTATCATCAATTATCCGAAAGACATCAAGGCTTTTTATATGAAACCGCACCCTGATCGTGAGGACATTGTCCTCTGTGCGGACTTAATTGCTCCTGAAGGTTATGGAGAAATCATTGGCGGGAGTCAACGTATTGATGATCAGGAACTGATGAAACAGCGTTATGATGAACACAATTTATCATTGGAATCGTATCAATGGTATCTTGACCTGCGAAAGTATGGTTCGGTACCGCACTCAGGATTTGGATTAGGGCTCGAGCGAACGGTTGCCTGGATATCTGGTACAGAGCATGTTCGTGAAACGATTCCATTTCCTCGATTGCTAAACCGTCTGTATCCATAA
- a CDS encoding DnaD domain-containing protein has protein sequence MNDEQLMEILATEPFSIPGLLFDHYHEIGLTDIQMMVLMQIMKRKGEGADFVSPDLLAPRMSMDEQQCAKILQQLLQGHLIEIVETKQSDGKIGESVSLLPVYRKLSHWLLTQQQNHEENDEKAEVGKLYERFEEEFARPLSPMELEMISMWLDDDEHKPFMIEAALRESVVSARVNFRYIDRILYDWKKKGIRTLDEARTQGEKVRGAKRSIPQPSSNQSKPSKQQHPGYDWLKGE, from the coding sequence ATGAATGATGAACAGTTAATGGAAATACTGGCAACTGAACCATTCTCCATTCCGGGTTTACTTTTTGATCACTATCACGAGATCGGATTGACGGATATCCAGATGATGGTCTTGATGCAGATCATGAAGCGAAAAGGTGAAGGCGCAGATTTTGTATCACCTGACTTGCTTGCACCGCGAATGTCTATGGATGAACAACAATGTGCCAAGATTCTTCAACAACTGTTGCAAGGACATTTGATTGAGATTGTCGAAACCAAACAGTCTGATGGAAAGATCGGTGAATCTGTAAGTTTACTGCCGGTATATCGAAAACTCTCCCATTGGCTGCTTACTCAGCAGCAAAATCATGAAGAAAATGACGAGAAAGCTGAAGTAGGGAAGTTATACGAACGGTTTGAGGAGGAGTTTGCCAGACCCCTTTCGCCAATGGAGTTGGAAATGATTTCAATGTGGCTCGATGACGATGAACATAAGCCTTTTATGATTGAGGCTGCTCTTCGGGAATCGGTTGTATCTGCAAGAGTGAATTTCAGATATATTGATCGGATTTTATATGATTGGAAGAAAAAAGGCATCCGTACATTGGACGAGGCGAGGACACAGGGTGAGAAAGTCAGAGGAGCAAAACGTTCTATTCCACAACCTTCCTCTAATCAGTCTAAACCGTCCAAACAGCAGCATCCTGGTTATGATTGGCTGAAGGGGGAATGA
- the nth gene encoding endonuclease III has product MLTKDELSRIRNTWAEMFPDAQCELTHRNPLELTVAVVLSAQATDALVNKVTPALFEKYQTPEDYVQVSLEQLEQDIRSIGLFRSKAKNIKKLAQSVIEEYDGEIPRSKEDLEKLAGVGRKTANVVASVAFDEPAIAVDTHVERVSKRLGICRWKDSVLQVEKTLMKKIPKDEWSVTHHRMIFFGRYHCKAQSPKCAECPLVDICREGKKRMKKQGRQD; this is encoded by the coding sequence ATGCTGACCAAAGATGAACTATCCCGTATTCGGAATACATGGGCAGAGATGTTTCCTGATGCACAATGTGAACTGACGCATCGGAATCCATTGGAGTTAACCGTCGCTGTCGTGCTCTCTGCACAGGCAACGGATGCACTGGTAAATAAAGTAACTCCCGCATTGTTTGAAAAATATCAAACCCCGGAAGACTACGTTCAAGTGTCATTGGAACAATTGGAGCAGGATATTCGTTCGATCGGGTTGTTTCGCAGTAAAGCAAAAAACATCAAAAAGCTGGCTCAGTCCGTTATTGAAGAGTATGACGGTGAGATCCCCCGATCAAAAGAAGATCTGGAGAAACTGGCGGGGGTTGGTCGTAAAACGGCGAACGTTGTAGCATCGGTAGCTTTCGATGAACCCGCAATTGCCGTCGATACCCATGTTGAAAGAGTCAGTAAGCGCTTAGGAATCTGTCGCTGGAAAGATTCGGTCCTTCAGGTAGAAAAAACATTAATGAAGAAAATACCAAAAGACGAGTGGTCTGTGACTCATCACCGGATGATCTTTTTTGGCCGCTACCACTGCAAAGCACAATCCCCGAAATGTGCAGAGTGTCCGTTGGTGGACATCTGCAGGGAAGGGAAAAAACGCATGAAAAAGCAGGGGCGACAAGATTAG
- a CDS encoding PBP1A family penicillin-binding protein has protein sequence MTDERYSRQDRKKQSQKNSGKIKKNRKGIWKKVMIALSVFMVVLLIAGAISVFAIMRDAPEIDRDQLVIGQNPTIVDVNGEEVETSLQGSEDREYVSLDEIPPMVREAFIAVEDVRFYDHFGVDLRRIGGAVLANISDGFGAEGASTITQQLVKNLYLDFDKSITRKLQEQYMAVQLERQFTKDQILEMYLNAIYFGDGKYGVATAADHFYSKNLDELTINEAALLAGIPQRPTAHNPIVNPETSENRRNTVINRMFSAGFISEEEAEQARNISVEESLNVNTSSSDNGYRYQAYIDQVVKEVENIDGIESSDIYTSGMTIHTNLNTNIQQYVEDVMNDSSNFNDDIMQGGLTILDTKSSQVYAIGGKRGGSTGMRELSFANEPKQLGSTAKPIYAYGPGIEYEQWSTWHQFDDSPHEYSDGGGSFSNFDSQFLGNITMREALYKSQNIPAVKAIQDIGTDRSQSFAEGLGIESEYVTESYALGTNDVSTYDAAAAYAAFGNGGDYTEPYTVRKVEFTDGQEIDLTPDTSQAMEDYTAYMVTDMLKDVLTRGTATDGLADVSGVPIAGKTGSQGIDSDTREQINIPSEARGIKDSWFIGYSTELTAAVWTGYDRISDPDIDWININYHYSRTIFGQVMRQAHEGLSPSDFNRPDSVVRVGVEKSTGLLPSEFTPDSEIIQELFVRGTEPTDESEEFFEVEPVSGLTAEYIEDEDLIFTEWQYPEELIDDVSFRLEVQEPGEDDFREIDTMKDLQYQLSGPEPGETYAIRVTALSDEFDDIESEPQSVQVTIPEEEPEEDEEEDEEENGENENNNGNNDNENNNENNNGNNNNGNQPNNNQGNNQNNEEENDSDEENETVETSESNNEAAEEADNN, from the coding sequence ATGACGGATGAACGTTATTCAAGACAAGACCGTAAAAAACAATCACAAAAAAATTCAGGAAAAATAAAGAAAAACCGAAAAGGGATTTGGAAAAAAGTGATGATCGCTTTATCGGTATTCATGGTCGTACTTCTGATTGCAGGAGCGATTTCAGTGTTTGCGATCATGCGCGATGCACCCGAAATCGACAGGGATCAATTAGTGATTGGACAAAATCCAACCATTGTGGATGTCAACGGTGAAGAAGTCGAAACGAGTTTGCAAGGTTCAGAAGACCGGGAGTACGTCTCTCTTGACGAAATTCCACCTATGGTCAGAGAAGCGTTTATTGCCGTAGAAGATGTTCGCTTTTATGACCATTTTGGCGTGGATCTGAGAAGAATTGGTGGCGCAGTTCTCGCCAATATCAGTGACGGATTTGGTGCAGAAGGGGCCAGCACGATTACCCAGCAGCTGGTCAAAAATTTATATCTGGATTTTGATAAAAGCATCACTCGTAAACTCCAGGAACAATACATGGCAGTTCAACTCGAGCGTCAATTTACAAAGGATCAAATATTGGAAATGTATCTGAACGCCATATACTTCGGAGATGGTAAATACGGTGTAGCCACGGCTGCAGATCATTTTTACAGTAAAAATCTCGATGAGTTAACCATTAATGAGGCGGCCCTTTTAGCTGGTATTCCTCAACGCCCGACCGCCCACAATCCAATTGTAAACCCTGAAACTTCTGAGAATCGCCGGAATACGGTCATTAACCGTATGTTTTCTGCCGGTTTCATTTCTGAAGAAGAAGCGGAACAAGCAAGAAATATTTCTGTCGAGGAATCATTGAATGTCAATACCAGTTCATCGGACAACGGTTACCGCTATCAGGCTTACATTGATCAGGTTGTTAAAGAAGTTGAAAATATTGATGGAATTGAATCCAGCGATATCTACACAAGTGGTATGACCATTCATACGAACCTGAATACAAATATTCAACAGTACGTGGAAGATGTCATGAACGACTCATCCAACTTCAATGATGACATCATGCAAGGTGGGTTGACGATTCTCGACACCAAAAGCAGTCAAGTATACGCCATTGGTGGTAAACGAGGCGGTTCCACCGGAATGAGGGAACTCAGTTTTGCAAACGAACCAAAACAACTCGGTTCAACTGCCAAACCAATCTATGCATATGGACCTGGTATCGAATACGAACAATGGTCAACCTGGCATCAATTTGATGATTCACCACACGAATACTCCGACGGGGGGGGGTCATTCAGTAACTTCGACTCTCAATTTTTGGGTAATATAACAATGCGTGAAGCACTTTACAAATCCCAAAATATTCCGGCTGTTAAAGCGATTCAGGATATTGGCACAGACCGTTCACAGTCCTTTGCTGAAGGTCTTGGGATCGAATCCGAATATGTAACTGAATCCTACGCATTGGGCACAAACGATGTATCAACTTATGACGCTGCAGCAGCCTATGCAGCCTTCGGAAACGGTGGCGACTATACAGAACCGTACACTGTCAGAAAAGTTGAATTTACAGATGGTCAGGAGATTGATTTAACACCGGATACCAGTCAGGCCATGGAAGATTATACAGCGTATATGGTGACAGATATGCTCAAAGACGTATTAACCAGAGGAACAGCAACAGACGGTTTAGCCGATGTTTCCGGTGTGCCGATAGCCGGTAAAACCGGTTCCCAAGGAATCGATTCAGATACACGTGAACAAATCAATATTCCTTCCGAAGCCCGAGGCATAAAAGACAGCTGGTTTATCGGCTATTCCACGGAACTGACTGCCGCTGTCTGGACAGGCTATGACCGTATCAGTGACCCGGATATTGATTGGATCAATATCAATTATCATTACTCCAGAACAATTTTTGGTCAAGTTATGCGTCAGGCGCATGAAGGTCTTTCGCCCTCCGACTTCAACCGGCCGGATTCAGTCGTCCGCGTGGGTGTGGAAAAATCAACTGGACTTTTGCCAAGTGAATTTACACCCGACAGTGAAATCATTCAGGAACTCTTTGTTCGCGGAACGGAACCCACAGATGAGTCCGAAGAATTCTTTGAAGTGGAGCCAGTGTCCGGTTTGACGGCTGAATACATCGAAGACGAGGACCTGATTTTCACAGAATGGCAATATCCCGAAGAGTTAATTGATGACGTCAGTTTCCGCCTCGAAGTTCAGGAGCCCGGTGAAGATGATTTCAGGGAAATTGACACCATGAAAGATCTTCAGTACCAACTCAGCGGTCCTGAGCCTGGTGAAACGTATGCGATTCGCGTGACTGCTCTTTCAGATGAATTTGATGACATTGAGAGCGAACCGCAATCGGTACAAGTGACAATTCCTGAAGAAGAACCTGAAGAGGACGAGGAAGAAGACGAAGAAGAGAACGGAGAAAACGAAAACAATAACGGGAACAACGATAATGAAAATAATAATGAAAACAATAACGGAAACAATAACAATGGAAACCAGCCAAACAATAATCAGGGTAACAATCAAAATAATGAAGAAGAAAACGATTCTGATGAAGAAAATGAAACAGTTGAAACCAGTGAATCAAATAATGAAGCTGCGGAAGAAGCAGATAATAACTGA
- the recU gene encoding Holliday junction resolvase RecU: protein MAIRYPNGKKFSEKRIPQRGKSVINKDNRFSNRGMSLEEEINESNQYYLANGIANIHKKPTPVQIVNVHYPSRSAAVITEAYFQKASTTDYNGIFKGHYIDFEAKETRNKKSFPLKNFHSHQIDHMKDVLSHGGICFAILRFAITDELYLLDASVIIRYVSDAEDRKSIPKDVIDSFGYSIPQGYMPRIDYLKAVSNLIEVQRETRKEDEE, encoded by the coding sequence ATGGCAATCCGCTATCCGAACGGAAAAAAATTTTCAGAAAAGCGAATCCCTCAGCGTGGAAAAAGCGTCATAAATAAAGATAATCGATTCAGTAATCGAGGTATGAGCCTTGAAGAGGAAATCAATGAATCAAATCAATATTATCTGGCAAATGGGATTGCGAATATACACAAAAAACCGACCCCTGTCCAAATTGTCAATGTGCATTATCCGAGCAGAAGTGCAGCAGTCATTACCGAAGCTTATTTCCAAAAAGCCTCCACAACAGATTATAACGGGATCTTCAAGGGTCATTACATCGATTTTGAGGCAAAGGAAACACGCAATAAAAAAAGTTTTCCTTTGAAAAATTTTCATTCGCACCAAATTGATCATATGAAAGATGTCTTGTCTCATGGTGGCATCTGTTTTGCAATACTTCGCTTTGCCATAACGGATGAACTCTACCTGCTTGATGCGTCAGTCATCATTCGCTATGTCAGTGATGCTGAAGACCGAAAATCTATCCCGAAAGATGTCATTGATTCTTTTGGATATTCGATTCCTCAAGGTTATATGCCAAGAATTGATTATTTAAAAGCAGTCAGTAATTTAATCGAAGTACAACGTGAAACAAGAAAGGAAGATGAAGAATGA
- a CDS encoding YppE family protein, which produces MNLNKLLDETQQLRLLNQKTEEHFHEYKGDDAMPSFESVIKPFADDVSTVLNEWYPKVTSFINQYETRYLYVEQIDQMEEHLEVISVKAFVPDTKEKQFMEQVKSIEYTLSVVYEELNRYVEN; this is translated from the coding sequence GTGAATTTAAATAAATTATTGGATGAGACACAACAACTTCGATTGTTGAATCAGAAAACAGAAGAACACTTTCATGAGTACAAAGGTGATGACGCGATGCCGTCGTTTGAATCAGTTATCAAACCATTTGCTGATGACGTATCCACTGTACTGAATGAATGGTACCCGAAAGTGACTTCATTTATAAACCAATACGAAACGAGATACCTTTATGTTGAGCAAATTGACCAGATGGAAGAGCATCTTGAAGTGATATCAGTCAAAGCTTTTGTTCCTGATACAAAGGAAAAACAATTTATGGAACAGGTGAAATCGATTGAATATACGTTATCGGTAGTCTATGAGGAGTTAAATCGCTATGTTGAGAACTGA
- a CDS encoding TcaA NTF2-like domain-containing protein — protein sequence MILFIAASAMVLISACNDDENDWSIVDDDEKSSELVEFLVDYKEQWENSLQAGTFSTVEPYFVSNSQVYHMERRQHQQISGRREVEQFLSYEDLSIQANSHGEYRITWKESVEISGTDEDRKINRTRSYTINERSDGSYRIISVEREDD from the coding sequence ATGATTTTATTCATTGCTGCAAGTGCAATGGTTCTGATATCGGCATGTAATGACGATGAGAATGACTGGTCAATCGTTGACGATGATGAAAAAAGTTCAGAACTAGTTGAATTTTTGGTCGACTATAAAGAACAGTGGGAAAATAGTTTACAGGCAGGAACATTTTCAACAGTAGAACCATATTTTGTCTCAAACAGTCAAGTTTACCATATGGAAAGAAGACAACACCAACAAATATCAGGCAGACGTGAAGTGGAACAATTTCTCAGTTATGAAGATTTGAGCATTCAAGCAAACAGTCACGGAGAATATCGCATTACATGGAAAGAATCGGTTGAAATTTCTGGAACTGATGAAGATAGGAAGATCAATCGAACTCGAAGTTACACGATCAATGAACGAAGTGATGGCTCATACAGGATTATCTCGGTTGAACGTGAAGACGATTGA
- the cbpA gene encoding cyclic di-AMP binding protein CbpA, whose translation MKIKYNVIPKQQVVCCKEDFTIKEAQETLEKSGYRCVPVLDTTGIYFKGNIYIQEVYRGIVKETVNWDDPVTKLIEDEDIYISETASFFRIFTNIKKYPYLAVTDENKQFTGILTHANVMSILEDSWGVKTGSYTMTVSTHEYQGALSTIVDAVKKYTNLQSLMSIDNESTFFRRIILTLPSDANEETMKKTVKQLENQGFRVFDIEKI comes from the coding sequence ATGAAAATCAAGTATAATGTCATACCCAAACAACAGGTTGTCTGTTGTAAAGAAGATTTCACAATCAAAGAAGCGCAGGAAACACTCGAAAAAAGCGGATATCGCTGCGTCCCGGTATTGGATACTACAGGGATCTATTTCAAAGGAAATATTTATATTCAGGAAGTTTACAGGGGCATTGTTAAAGAGACAGTCAACTGGGATGACCCTGTAACGAAATTAATAGAAGATGAAGACATCTATATTTCAGAGACCGCTTCGTTTTTTCGTATCTTCACAAACATCAAAAAATATCCATACTTAGCCGTCACGGACGAAAATAAACAGTTTACAGGTATTCTGACTCATGCCAATGTAATGTCCATTCTTGAAGATTCATGGGGGGTAAAAACCGGAAGTTATACGATGACCGTTTCAACTCACGAATATCAAGGCGCATTAAGCACCATTGTCGATGCCGTGAAAAAATACACAAATCTGCAAAGTCTCATGTCTATCGATAATGAGAGTACGTTCTTCCGGCGTATCATTTTGACCTTACCTTCAGACGCTAACGAAGAGACCATGAAAAAGACAGTGAAACAACTGGAAAATCAAGGATTCAGAGTATTTGATATTGAAAAGATTTGA
- a CDS encoding cysteine hydrolase family protein: MKALIVIDYTNDFVADGGRLTCGERGQSIEEKITAITNEFIQNGDYVVFAVDGHRPGDSYHPEYPLFPEHNVLGTEGRALYGKLGELYESEKERHVNTVYWMDKTRYSAFAGTDLELKLRERQINEVHLVGVCTDICVLHTAVDAFNKGYSLNVHANAVESFDPEGHSWALRHFKQTLGAEISE, encoded by the coding sequence ATGAAAGCATTGATCGTTATTGATTATACGAATGATTTTGTAGCAGACGGGGGAAGGTTAACCTGCGGGGAACGAGGTCAATCAATCGAAGAAAAGATTACAGCGATTACGAATGAGTTCATTCAAAATGGTGATTATGTTGTGTTCGCTGTGGATGGTCACCGACCTGGAGACAGCTATCACCCTGAATATCCTTTGTTTCCGGAACACAATGTTTTAGGTACTGAAGGCCGGGCATTGTATGGGAAACTGGGAGAACTTTACGAATCAGAAAAAGAACGTCATGTGAATACCGTCTACTGGATGGATAAAACGAGATACAGTGCATTTGCTGGCACCGATCTGGAGTTAAAACTCAGGGAGCGGCAGATTAATGAAGTGCATCTGGTGGGCGTATGCACAGATATTTGTGTATTGCATACAGCTGTAGATGCATTTAATAAAGGATACTCATTGAATGTTCATGCCAATGCCGTGGAGAGCTTTGATCCTGAAGGACACAGTTGGGCTTTACGTCATTTTAAACAGACCCTTGGTGCGGAAATCTCGGAATAA
- a CDS encoding thioredoxin family protein: MIDIQREDELFKISSGFVYFYTPMCGTCKLANEFLRITEHLDQTPQIIKMDLNFANQAAMDWQIQSVPCLVSLYEGEVQDKLYAFKSVPDVTAFINRMQEDQS; the protein is encoded by the coding sequence ATGATCGATATACAGAGAGAAGATGAACTCTTCAAAATATCTTCAGGATTTGTTTATTTTTATACGCCAATGTGTGGTACGTGTAAATTGGCAAATGAATTTTTGCGCATCACGGAACACTTGGATCAAACACCTCAAATAATAAAAATGGACTTGAATTTTGCTAATCAGGCTGCGATGGACTGGCAGATTCAGAGTGTTCCGTGTTTAGTGAGTCTTTATGAAGGCGAAGTACAAGATAAGTTATATGCATTTAAATCAGTTCCGGATGTTACCGCATTTATTAATCGCATGCAGGAGGATCAATCATGA
- a CDS encoding TlpA disulfide reductase family protein: protein MDDFKGKPLVLTFWVSWCPDCQRDLALKDALIKKMSDQHLQFLMIHVPGRESDPEAGLMFMEQQNYSFLTVQDDGMQYFDKCRCMSLPTTFILNKELQITASLNDKSSFEDLMSAIGNVVP, encoded by the coding sequence TTGGATGATTTTAAAGGGAAGCCGTTAGTTTTAACATTCTGGGTATCATGGTGTCCGGATTGTCAAAGAGATTTGGCTTTGAAAGATGCGCTTATAAAAAAAATGAGTGATCAGCATCTTCAATTTTTGATGATTCACGTGCCCGGAAGAGAAAGCGATCCTGAAGCAGGATTGATGTTTATGGAACAGCAAAATTACTCTTTTTTGACCGTTCAGGATGATGGAATGCAATATTTTGACAAATGCCGCTGTATGAGTCTGCCTACTACATTTATTTTAAATAAGGAGTTACAGATCACAGCAAGCCTGAACGATAAGAGCAGTTTTGAGGATTTGATGTCAGCGATCGGAAACGTGGTGCCGTAA
- a CDS encoding metallophosphoesterase family protein, with protein MKLALISDIHGNETALRAVLDDLSAKNASHVAVLGDISFRGPKPKECLDLVRELHGKVIKGNADEWLTRGIKKGEVPDQALEIMKKEQAWAHSRMTEESLRHLQELPEELELPLTNRIQLYITHAVPGNLFNVIPEDAPNKTFNSFFEANPRADFYAYGHIHIPHLRQFQGKSILNTGSVGLPFDGQAKASYVMLERMNDTISTTFHRVPYDVEKAVFDMTNSDYPSEGKEIVEAVYRNAKKP; from the coding sequence TTGAAACTGGCATTAATATCAGATATCCATGGAAACGAAACTGCATTACGAGCCGTACTCGATGATTTATCCGCTAAAAATGCTTCACATGTTGCTGTGCTGGGAGATATCTCATTCAGAGGCCCTAAGCCTAAAGAATGTCTGGACCTGGTAAGAGAACTCCACGGCAAAGTAATTAAAGGTAATGCGGATGAATGGCTCACCCGGGGGATTAAAAAAGGTGAAGTTCCAGATCAGGCTCTGGAAATCATGAAGAAAGAACAGGCTTGGGCACACAGCCGAATGACCGAGGAATCACTCCGACATTTACAAGAACTTCCAGAAGAGTTGGAATTACCTTTAACTAACCGTATACAGCTTTATATTACTCATGCTGTACCTGGTAATCTATTCAATGTTATTCCGGAGGATGCCCCTAACAAAACGTTCAATTCGTTCTTCGAAGCCAATCCGAGGGCCGATTTTTATGCATATGGTCATATTCACATCCCGCACCTTCGACAATTTCAAGGCAAGAGCATTTTAAATACAGGAAGTGTCGGTTTACCGTTTGACGGACAGGCTAAAGCTTCTTACGTCATGCTTGAGAGAATGAATGATACAATCAGTACAACTTTTCATCGTGTTCCCTATGATGTGGAGAAAGCTGTATTTGACATGACAAACTCGGATTATCCGTCTGAAGGAAAAGAAATTGTGGAAGCTGTTTACCGGAATGCAAAAAAGCCGTAA
- a CDS encoding conserved virulence factor C family protein, whose product MKIKGIEPTPSPNTMKVNLSESLPAGSANNYKKDQMEDAPDEIRQVLEIEGVTGVYHVADFIAVERHPRTDWKQILHDLRIVFGEDNEKMTDSSVQLDEHFGEVKVQIQEFKGIPMQVKVQSADEEHRTGLSERFIQSVANATLPDDNVVMERKWKDQRARYGDLEAVSKEVAEELEATFTEKRLNDLVEQAVNPEQESKNVHSKWIKVTADMLQTDDWRERFAVLDKLNPTLDDLEVLEIALEDEKASIRRLAVIYLGMIEDERVIPYLERAMTDRSVSVRRTAGDGFSDIGSTKGIPAMVEALSDKSKLVRWRAAMFLYELGDETAISALKETEHDSEFEVALQAKMARARIEQGEEAQGSVWKQMTDAMDKHSTDH is encoded by the coding sequence GTGAAAATTAAGGGAATTGAGCCTACACCAAGCCCAAACACGATGAAAGTTAATTTAAGCGAATCCCTGCCAGCTGGCAGCGCGAATAATTACAAGAAAGATCAAATGGAAGATGCACCGGATGAAATTCGTCAAGTGCTTGAAATTGAAGGTGTGACAGGTGTTTATCATGTTGCTGATTTCATAGCTGTTGAAAGACATCCACGAACTGACTGGAAACAGATTCTGCATGACCTAAGAATCGTATTTGGAGAAGATAATGAAAAAATGACTGATTCTTCTGTTCAACTTGATGAGCATTTTGGTGAAGTGAAAGTCCAGATTCAGGAATTCAAAGGAATTCCCATGCAAGTGAAAGTACAATCGGCCGACGAGGAGCATCGCACCGGCCTTTCAGAGAGATTTATACAATCGGTGGCAAATGCAACACTTCCGGATGATAATGTTGTCATGGAGCGGAAATGGAAAGATCAACGTGCGCGTTATGGTGATCTTGAAGCCGTATCCAAAGAAGTTGCTGAAGAACTCGAAGCAACTTTTACAGAAAAACGGTTAAATGATCTTGTTGAACAGGCTGTCAATCCAGAACAGGAGTCAAAAAACGTTCATTCGAAATGGATTAAAGTGACAGCAGATATGCTTCAAACAGATGATTGGCGAGAACGTTTCGCCGTCCTTGATAAATTGAATCCGACCCTTGATGATCTTGAAGTACTCGAAATCGCTCTTGAAGATGAGAAAGCTTCCATACGAAGATTAGCAGTTATATACCTTGGTATGATCGAGGATGAGAGGGTTATTCCTTACCTGGAACGTGCTATGACAGACCGTTCTGTTTCTGTCAGGCGGACTGCTGGTGATGGATTCAGTGATATTGGCAGTACAAAAGGCATTCCGGCCATGGTTGAAGCATTGTCGGATAAAAGTAAACTTGTCAGATGGCGTGCGGCGATGTTTCTCTATGAATTGGGAGATGAAACTGCAATTAGTGCCTTGAAAGAAACGGAGCATGATTCTGAATTCGAGGTTGCTTTACAGGCAAAAATGGCGCGCGCCAGAATTGAACAGGGAGAAGAAGCACAAGGATCTGTTTGGAAACAGATGACGGATGCAATGGATAAGCACTCCACGGATCACTGA